The stretch of DNA AGCAATTGTGTGGCAGGGAATGCTAGACATGTATACATGCCTCCGCATCTGCGTGCTCCTGCGACGCAATCACTGTTGCATCTAGAATGTCAGCCGCAGAAGAAAGTCTCTACTGCTCTTTTGTGTACCTGTATAAGGTTTGTCTGTCCCCTGGCTACCACGTAGGCACGGACGGACGGGACCTAGCTGCCGGCATTCATGGCTAGAGCCACACCAGCCCTGTGAGCCACGGCAAATGAGCACAGAACTAACTAAACCACCCACTTATCCAGCCAGCCGGCCGGCCTGTGCAGCCACGGCATCGAGGATATGTCTTTAACCAACCAAAGCCATCCAGCTCGCTCGTCATGTATAATATCCGGCTTTTGCGCCACCTGTCCACGTATGAACTTCCACTCGTTAGCCCTGTTTGGTTTCAAATAAGTCATCAATTTATAAATCGAAAAGTAAAaaggtgacttattttgccaaacacaCCTAACTTATAAAtcatcccaacttataagtcataagttgcttcaccccaacttaaaacttataagtcacctctTTTTACGTGGGTTCCATCATCTTTACATAAAAAAACAAGGTGAAAAAGTGTGGTCAGgtaacttataagtcaggtgacaaccaaacgagcatgacttataagtcactggttttaagtcacctgacttataagtcggatgacttattggaaccaaacagacACATTGATCGAAGGATAGTACACATGTGCCGATGTGCGTAGGGACGGAGCCAGGAATGTTGCTCCTGAGAGTGAAGTCGAAGTTGCCGAGCGATGCAGCGGCAACGATGGCATGCCATGGGCAGCTCGAAGCCTGCTGGTGCTAGTCGTGGCTCCTTTTCTCATGCAAAGCTCGTCATCAAAGTCGGGGCTGCCTTGTCCTTTGCGTGTTGTTGTCGTTTGTTTAGCATATATGGGCTCTAGGATTCTCATGCTTCGTTCTGTCTAAGAGCAAGTataaggcccctcccaatgctccaccttgtacaggtgctaagcctgccacataggcaaaaATCAGACGTGGCAtattaattaatgaggagagagagcGAATCGATACCCTCACGAAGAAACGATTCCAGGCGCTCGTACCTAGGCGGAACACAGTTAATTCGATCCTATGCGCCGTGCACGCCTCCGAACAGccttgcctcttctcttttccccgTCTTCCCCTTTGGCCTCCTCCACCCGctcgccctgcgccgccgcctcggCATAGCCACCTCTTCCTCGCCCCGTGACGCTGCCACGCCTCTCAGGCGTTGCCTCCATGGACCACCGCCGGCAGAAAGTATCAGGGACCCCCTCGGCTCAGATCGCCGCCACCGGTAGCTCCTCCGGAGTCGCGGGAGAAGATATCTGGGACAACACCAGCGTCCTCGGTTCAGTTCGCCGTCGCTGGTAGCTCCGCCGGCCAGCCACAATCTGCTCGATGGTATTTGTCCTTTCACAAATCAGAATACTTTTTTGTTCTGTATCCTAGTGTGCCTCATGCTTTGTCCCTCCCATTCTTGCTTAGATGAGATTTTTCTCTGCATCAGACTTGGGCTGTGGCCAAACTTTGACTGGTAATTGGCCAAGAAGACATGGTTGATTTCAATTCATAATTTTTGTTCAGTTCAGAACGTTCTAATTGATTTCAGAACATACTAGTTCAGCTCATAATACACAATGGTTCAGTTCAGTTTAGTTTGGAGTTACTTGTAGTTGGAAGGAACGTAGTTGATTATACTACATCTAGATACGTCTGTAGCAATCATTTTATATAGGATCAAACTGAGTTCAGTTCAGTTTTGAAGTTCTATGAGAAATTGGTTCAGACAGAATAAGATTACGGTGTACAAAATTACTCTGTTTTTAGTAGATGAAGCAAAATTTGCACTGATGCTATCTTGTCATACAAATAATTAGACACAAACTTTTTTTAAGAAATCAAAcgcaattctgtttttatcactagaAGTTCATCACTTAACTTTCATGTTATTGTTCTCTGGTTCAGGAATCTAAACAGTGCCGCCCAACTGTTTTTTTTGTTCGATCTTATTCTGATGTGTACACTTGTTGTCTTGTTTGTTACATGTTTCAGGCCTATGTATAACAATCCACCAGATGATCCTGATGATACAGATCAACAACATGATAGTGATGCCAGAAACACTACATATCCAGCAGAGTTATACACACTTGATGAATTCCTAGCCGAGGAGGACCTGCTAGACTCCTTCGCCGAGGAGATTGCTGTGGAGTTGAAGGGAACACTTGAGGCTCTTCAAGCAAGAGCCCTTAGCAGGAGTGGTCCAAGGATATACGTGAATAGACCGCGTGAAGAAGCACATCAACAGCTTGTACGAGATTACTTCTGCGACAATCCTCTCTACGGCGCCAAAATATTTCGGAGAAGATTCAGGATGAGACGACCTCTCTTTCTTCACATCGTCAATGCACTAGGTGAGTGGTCTCCATACTTCACCACAAGGACAGATGCGCTTAACCGTGAAGGGCTCTCTCCACTGCAAAAGTGCACGGCGGCAATACGCCAATTGGCTTATGGCACACCTGCAGATAGTCTTGATGAATATCTCAAGATTGGCGAGACTACCGCGGTTGATTGCTTGAAGAACTTTGTGCAAGGAGTGATTGATACCTATGCTGCAGAGTATTTACGAAGCCCCAACACTGAAGATACAGAGCGCTTGCTCTGCATTGGCGAAGGTCATGGGTTTCCTGGCATGTTAGGAAGCCTGGATTGTATGCATTGGCGGCGGGAAAAATGTCCTATTGCATGGAAGGGCCAATTTACTCGTGGTGATAAAGGGTGGCCTAGTCTTATTCTGGAGGCAGTTGCTTCGCGAGATCTCCGGATATGGCATGCCTACTTTGGTATTGCTGGGTcaaacaatgacatcaatgtgctgaaTCAATCACCATTGTTTATCAAGCAGCTGAAAGGCCAAGCTCCTCGAGTGAACTTTTTTGTAAATGACAAGGAATATCAACATGGTTATTACCTTGTAGATGGGATATACCCAGAATGGGCAGCTTTTGTGAAGACAATATCGATGCCACAGACAGAGAAGCACAAGTTGTTTGCTGCACATCAGGAAGGGGCAAggaaggatgtggaacgtgcttttggtgtctTGCAGGGTCGATTCTCTATCTTGCGTCGTCCTGCACGTTTGTATGACCGGGGTGATATCCAGAAGGTCATGATAGCTTGCATCATTCTTCAGAATATGGTAgtcgaggatgaagaagaagcggCGGCTAATATTCTTGATTTGAACAAGGAGGCGGGTACATCCATTGTTCTACCATCAGTATTCACACACGGCGACATACGGTATTCGCCCAGGTGCTACAAAGGGATGCAAGAATCCGAGATCGCGGGACTCATAGAGCACTCAAAACTGATTTGGTAGAGCATATTTGGAAAAAGTTTGGGCCAAAATAGATTATTATCATCATTTATTTTAAGCACTTTTAATTATAGGTGTAATTTCATGTATTTTCATAATATCTTATTGGCACTTTATGTATGGACTCAAGTCATCTATATTTTCATGTGTTTTCCTCAAGGGATATTATTTGCTTAATACGTAGCACAAATATGCCACAAAGTTTATATACTACAAAAGATCCTTAGATTTATTAAATGAAGAGAGCTTAGCTACAAgaagctaagcacctatgcattggggagtttGGTTGCTAAGCTATTTAATATGCTTAGCACCCCATCTAAGCACCGGTCCATTGGAAGCAGCCTAATAGCGCCTAGTCAGTTGGCTACAAGCCGTTCCACCTCAGATAAAGTCTAGTTGGAGGGAAGAGAATACAGGAGAAAGAAGGGAGCGGGCGCTCCGTGAGTCGCCGGCTGCAGCGCAAGGCTCGAGACAAAAAAACTGCATGCAAGGGCTTAAAGCTAGCGCGGCTTCCTCCTCTCCAATCAATTGCATTTTTCTCTCTGCCATGCATGTAGACATTAATTACTATAGCTAATGCCTACAGCCAGCTTTATTATACGAGAGTTCTTTCTTGGTGGCTACAAGTGACCTGGCATTCGTATAGAGCCCGTTGCCGGCTtttctattaaccatgctctaagggtTCTTAATTGGTAGTCCACGGTGGAATCGGAGTCACTTCTCTGGTAGTAGTATTGGCGATGACGCTTTGCAGACATCCTCAACAGTGTTCCGCCTTGCGATGACACGTGTGGGTCACGTGGGTAGCCGGGCTGACCGAGTGCCGAGCATGTTGTAACACCTTTCGTGTGATTTTCCATTATTTAGCCAACCAACTCTCTTAGTACTACTGTTTCTTAATAAAATCAAGATCCTTTGAAACCGTTTTGTAAATAATTTATCCATGTTCGAAAATCATGCATTGATGCATGGGAGATTTCGTCGCCGGTCGGCTCGCAGCAGCAGAAATGAAGGAGGATTACATTTGCGGTGGCGTGGTGCGTTGTCCCGTTGTGATCCAACAGGCCGTACCCGCTGCTCCCAAGTCTTCTCCCTATCATAAAACACAGTCCCCAACTTTAATAGTAACCCCTTCTAAAAATCGAACCCAACTTATAAATAAATATATTCATACACGAACGGACGTCGGCGTCGACCAGATCCTCGCACTGCACATACAGGCATGCTTTTGTCATCTTAACCTTAATACTAATCACTAGTAGAAGACCCCTTTAATTGGCAGCTTCTTTTGACGAATGAACCAACTGCAACGCACCGACACACACGATATGTATGCCTCTTGGCGGCTGTAATTTTTCATTCCTTGGTTGATTCCACTGCTTGATTTAATTTGACGCTGGATAAAACAATCCGATGTAGCTTTTAAACCTAAAAAACGTGCCGAGAGGATTGAAGGAACTTCCGCAGAAAAACGCTTGCTTGTTCGATACCTGCATCTTGctaatctctctctctcaaaaataaaaaaatgatgagccAGCAGTGATAATAAGTGGGCTGGCTAACTACTAGGCTCTTAGGTAACGTAGTACTCCCTTCCTCCGGAGATATTtattatcaaaataaataaaaagaatgtATCATGAtatatattagttctagatacatcgttTTTTATCCAtatgacaaatattttcggacagagggagtggtATCTTCTTTGTACTCCTGGGTGAAAACAAAAATCAATAAAATCAAGGgaatgtgtgtgtgggtgtgtttcTTGGACCTCCATCATTTTTCAACAAAGCAGAATGATGCCCTGGGTTGGACTTTATTGTGATGTCGATCTATGAGAAGCATTGCCAGATGGATGCGCCATGCTTAATTGTTGGCAAGTGGCCGGATCATGACAAGagtgctactacctccatcctatTAAGTGTCGCTCTGTATTTAGACGTATTTCAACGCTACATACATCTTTTTAAGCCACGCTCAATATAaaaaaggacggagggagtatatccatcttattgatgtgtttATTAAGTAGAGTTTTTTAGTTTAGCtttcaaaaaataatataaaaacgtGAGCAACTATCTAGACCTTTACACTTGAATATTGTCAATAAGTTGCGAGTAAAGTACATCAAAAACTTAGTGACCTGTGTACTAATCCctttgtccggaaatacttgtcgaagaaatatgTAACGGCCAGGTAGCAGCGAAATATTCCCAGGAACCATACATTGCTTCATGTTAGAATTTTTTTTAAGGGGAGTACCCCGGATGTCAAAAAGAATATAGACTTCAAAACATGTCCAAAAGAGGCCCCTCCTCTACTCGTGGAAGATGTATGCATGCAGTGCCCGAAAAAGAGacgcttgatgaactatcgttgctcCCCTAACAAGCGCTCTAGAACCAAATGATCAGAAGTGGCCTACtggcacaacaacaacaacaacaacaacaataataatgatAATGATAATAATACTAATAATAATAATGGAAAGTGGCCATATTGTGATTAGTCATGTATAATCTCTGTCTTGGGGAAAATAAACTAAATGGAAAAGGGGCTTGTGTTCATGTTCATGGACTATAATGCCCTCcagattttttttttgcgggatgcCCTCCAGCTTTCTTTTGCAACAAAGTGGAATGATGCCCCTGGCCTTTATTGTGGTAGATGACCATCTATCTCTCCATGAAAAGCACTGCTAGACTAGATATGATGCACCATGCTTGATTGGCAAGTGGCAGGGTCATGACAAGACTGCTATATCCTCCTAATCTCACTGTCCGTACTGTACTAGTTCAttttattgtgtgtgtgtgtgtttgtctctgtgtgtgtgtgtgtgtgtgtgtgtgtgtgtgtttgcggTGAAATGCGCCTGTGCTACATAGCCTGCATTGACTTGATTATTACTCTTACATTGATCTAAAACGaattatattaatttacagagatAGTATCAGTTAGCCGCGAGTAACATATTTGCCGAGAACTTGTTTTTATCTATGATAGTGCAACGTAGTACATACACAGTGTACACGAGTACTCGATCGAGACAAAAAGTTGATGGAGGCAGATTATTTGGTGGCCGGAAGGAAGGCTGGTAGCTGGTTTAATTGATTATTGAAGAGAAGAGAGTACGTGGATGCAAAGTCGATCAAATTGGAGTCTAAAGTGCGTACAGTATGCGTGTACGTAGACGGAGAGAAGTCAATGGCGTATAAAGGAGTAAAGCCGGTCGCGTTCCGTAACAGTCAAGTGACAGCGGCCGTGAACCATATGTGCGTGCGTGTATGAGTTGTGAGCAGCGATGAACAGTGATGCCGCATCCGATGGACCAGATGAATTAGTAGCGGATACAGGTAAAAGATCACACCTTCAATGTGTTCCTTATTATTAATTTTCTGTTTTGTTAGAAATGATGCTCGTATGCTTTCTGCGAGAGCTGCACGGATCTCAAAGCGCTTCGAGGTAACCGTGTACTGATGTGCTTGTGTTGTATTTAGTGTCTTTTCCGTTTCTTTTTTACTCTGCATACACGCTTTGTCTTCGGTCTAGTTTCATACAGTTTGACTAAGATTCTAGAAAAAAATATGTATCAACATTCATATTATTGAATCAATAAGATTAGATGCATCATGGAATTAATTTTCATATTGCACATCTTGGCCACAAtgctgatattttttaatataaatttggccaAAATCCATGAAGTTTTTGTAATGCATCGTGGAATTAATTTTTGTGTAGTAATCTTAATCATCGCaattgttgatattttttaatgtaaatttgaccaaaattcatgaagtttgactgagacaaatctaatgtgcaaaataaaaaaaaagaaacagaGTATAATGGGGTAagtatttccttttgtttttcttgTTAGAGGCAGGCATCGCATGAGAGGCATAGATGGTTTGATTTGATGAAGGAGATTAGTTTAAGGGACGAAACACAAGATGATGGGAGACAATGCATGCGGCGATGATGCTTGGAAATTAAAATGATGAGACTGGACAAAGCATGTGGCCGTGCAATCAGGCACAGGAGACAATCTGCGTGTTAAAGGATGGACACTACAAGACACCCAGATTAGTTCCTGCACAATGCATGTGGAATCAATCTCTCGTCTTGGACCCCCAAGACTCGAGAGATTCAGTTGGATAGTCACCTCCAGCCACTTGGTACAAACTGAggattttttttgttgttgttgtggaTAAATTTGAGAATAATGTTACATTGGAGAGTACAGGTTCAATTTATtttgagagaagtgcatatttcaaaCATGAACTCTAGGAGAGTTTAATCTACAACCCTGAACTATAAAATTGGTAAAACTGCACTCTCAAACTGTCGGCGCCGGTTAAGTCATCCCCCCTCGATGGATTTCGAAGGTGGTTTTG from Triticum dicoccoides isolate Atlit2015 ecotype Zavitan chromosome 6A, WEW_v2.0, whole genome shotgun sequence encodes:
- the LOC119318763 gene encoding uncharacterized protein LOC119318763, whose translation is MRRPLFLHIVNALGEWSPYFTTRTDALNREGLSPLQKCTAAIRQLAYGTPADSLDEYLKIGETTAVDCLKNFVQGVIDTYAAEYLRSPNTEDTERLLCIGEGHGFPGMLGSLDCMHWRREKCPIAWKGQFTRGDKGWPSLILEAVASRDLRIWHAYFGIAGSNNDINVLNQSPLFIKQLKGQAPRVNFFVNDKEYQHGYYLVDGIYPEWAAFVKTISMPQTEKHKLFAAHQEGARKDVERAFGVLQGRFSILRRPARLYDRGDIQKVMIACIILQNMVVEDEEEAAANILDLNKEAGTSIVLPSVFTHGDIRYSPRCYKGMQESEIAGLIEHSKLIW